From the Gallaecimonas kandeliae genome, one window contains:
- a CDS encoding alanine/glycine:cation symporter family protein, giving the protein MEAFNNWLLLLDSYLGSSAWFPWVLLGVGLFFTLYLGFPQIRYFRQAWRVVSGKYDHSHMKGDTSHFQALSTALSGTVGTGNIGGVAFAIFLGGPAALFWMWMTAFLGMTTKFVEVTLSHKYRDRAPDGTMAGGPMYYMDKRLNMKWLAVIFAIATVISSFGTGNLPQSNNIAQGMEATFGIKPYITGTVLAILLAMVILGGIHRIAKVTSKVVPFMALFYVLGALSVILMNFDNLWPSFKSVFANAFTGTAAAGGFLGASFAYAFNRGVNRGLFSNEAGQGSAPIAHASARADEPVSEGLVSILEPFIDTIIICTLTGMVILSSGAWTQKFENQFQRTDMSIVAGSYTDQKASDREALYNYLGGKPSEVKAFNGAVKVVAGHVVEGGPITVINARSVAEDVEFRVGGHPYEGLLDISGGKLQDPDVNVVGKSLVHSAELTTRAFTKGYFGDYGQYIVAIGLLLFAFSTAIAWSYYGDRAIIYLLGYKWVMPYRVLYVFGFAWASFSDTTLVWNLAAVAIVLMALPNLFGIMMLAREMKQTVKDYWANLKED; this is encoded by the coding sequence ATGGAAGCCTTTAACAACTGGTTGCTGCTCCTGGACAGCTACCTCGGCAGTTCGGCCTGGTTCCCCTGGGTCCTCCTGGGCGTCGGCCTCTTCTTCACCCTCTATCTGGGTTTCCCGCAAATTCGCTACTTCCGCCAGGCTTGGCGGGTGGTGAGCGGCAAATACGACCATTCCCACATGAAAGGGGACACCTCCCACTTCCAGGCGCTCAGCACGGCCCTGTCCGGCACCGTCGGCACCGGCAACATCGGTGGCGTCGCCTTCGCCATCTTCCTCGGCGGCCCGGCTGCCCTGTTCTGGATGTGGATGACCGCCTTCCTCGGCATGACCACCAAATTCGTGGAAGTGACCCTGTCCCACAAGTACCGTGACCGCGCCCCGGACGGCACCATGGCCGGCGGCCCCATGTACTACATGGACAAGCGCCTCAACATGAAGTGGCTGGCCGTCATCTTCGCCATCGCCACCGTGATCAGCTCCTTCGGTACCGGCAACCTGCCCCAGAGCAACAACATCGCCCAGGGCATGGAAGCCACCTTCGGCATCAAGCCCTACATCACCGGCACAGTGCTGGCCATACTGCTGGCCATGGTGATCCTCGGCGGCATCCACCGCATCGCCAAGGTCACCTCCAAGGTGGTGCCCTTCATGGCCCTCTTCTATGTGCTGGGGGCTCTGTCGGTCATACTGATGAACTTCGACAACCTCTGGCCGTCCTTCAAATCGGTATTCGCCAATGCCTTCACCGGCACGGCGGCGGCCGGCGGCTTCCTGGGGGCGAGCTTCGCCTACGCCTTCAACCGCGGCGTCAACCGCGGCCTCTTCTCCAACGAAGCGGGCCAGGGTTCTGCGCCCATAGCCCACGCCTCGGCCAGGGCCGATGAGCCTGTGTCCGAGGGCCTGGTTTCCATCCTCGAGCCCTTCATCGACACCATCATCATCTGTACCCTGACCGGCATGGTGATCCTGAGCTCAGGCGCCTGGACCCAGAAGTTCGAGAACCAGTTCCAGCGTACCGACATGTCGATCGTTGCCGGCAGCTACACGGATCAGAAGGCCAGCGATCGCGAAGCCCTCTACAACTACTTGGGCGGCAAGCCCTCCGAGGTCAAGGCCTTCAACGGCGCCGTCAAGGTGGTTGCTGGCCATGTCGTCGAAGGCGGCCCCATCACCGTCATCAATGCCCGATCCGTGGCCGAGGACGTGGAGTTCCGCGTCGGCGGCCACCCCTATGAGGGCCTCTTGGACATCAGCGGCGGCAAGCTGCAGGACCCTGACGTCAACGTAGTGGGCAAGTCCCTGGTGCACTCGGCCGAACTTACCACCCGCGCCTTCACCAAGGGCTATTTCGGCGATTACGGCCAGTACATCGTCGCCATAGGCCTCTTGCTGTTCGCCTTCTCCACCGCCATCGCCTGGTCCTACTACGGCGACAGGGCCATCATCTATCTGCTCGGCTACAAGTGGGTGATGCCTTACCGGGTGCTCTACGTGTTCGGTTTCGCCTGGGCCTCCTTCTCCGACACCACCCTGGTGTGGAACCTGGCGGCCGTGGCCATAGTGCTGATGGCGCTGCCCAACCTCTTCGGCATCATGATGCTGGCCAGGGAGATGAAGCAGACGGTCAAGGACTACTGGGCCAACCTCAAGGAAGACTGA
- a CDS encoding DUF1653 domain-containing protein, translating into MYRHYKGGLYQVYEVARHSETDELLVVYRPLYGEKALWVRPLAMFEESVSGPDGPIPRFALIEENDQKAP; encoded by the coding sequence ATTTACCGCCACTACAAGGGCGGCCTCTACCAAGTCTATGAGGTGGCCCGCCACAGCGAGACCGACGAGCTGCTGGTGGTCTACCGGCCCCTATACGGGGAAAAGGCCCTCTGGGTCAGGCCCCTTGCCATGTTCGAAGAAAGCGTGAGCGGCCCTGATGGCCCCATACCGCGCTTCGCGCTCATCGAAGAGAACGACCAAAAGGCTCCCTGA
- a CDS encoding glyceraldehyde-3-phosphate dehydrogenase produces the protein MSNTQPDIYLKSWQERQELAEQMQPLIGRLYRNYGVELVVYGKPLLNASTIDIIKAHRSVRQYEGDKLRLRECFPLVEALSNMKLAPARIDIGKLAVNYLRNHGDKSVDAFLREELADIVDHDDNMKPKDVVLYGFGRIGRLLARLLIERTGPQNKLRLRAIVVRGGKAGDLQKRASLLRRDSIHGPFNGSIWVDEEQSAIVANGCYIKVIYANQPEDIDYTQYGIEDALVVDNTGVFKDDQLARHLEAKGAGKVLLTAPAGGDIKNIVYGVNNAMIESGDKILSAASCTTNAITPVLKAINDEFGIEYGHVETVHSYTNDQNLIDNYHKAERRGRSAPLNMVLTSTGAAKAVAKALPELKGKLTGNAIRVPTPNVSMAILNLTLKKDVTKEEVNDYLRKASLFSELRDQIDFTTSTEIVSSDLVGSRYAGVVDSQATLAQENHVVLYVWYDNEFGYSCQVVRVAQEMAGLYYPSLPH, from the coding sequence ATGAGCAACACGCAACCGGATATCTACTTGAAAAGCTGGCAGGAGCGTCAGGAACTGGCAGAACAGATGCAGCCCTTGATCGGCCGTCTGTACCGCAACTATGGCGTGGAGCTGGTGGTATACGGTAAGCCGCTGCTCAACGCTTCCACCATCGACATCATCAAGGCCCACCGCAGTGTGCGCCAGTATGAGGGTGACAAGCTGCGCTTGCGCGAGTGCTTCCCCCTGGTCGAAGCCCTGTCCAACATGAAGCTGGCCCCGGCCCGTATCGATATCGGCAAGCTGGCCGTCAACTACCTGCGCAACCACGGCGACAAGTCCGTCGACGCCTTCCTGCGTGAAGAACTGGCCGACATCGTCGATCACGACGACAACATGAAGCCCAAGGACGTGGTGCTCTATGGTTTCGGCCGTATCGGCCGTCTGCTGGCTCGCCTGCTGATCGAGCGCACCGGTCCCCAGAACAAGCTGCGCCTGCGCGCCATCGTCGTGCGCGGCGGCAAGGCCGGCGACCTGCAGAAACGCGCCAGCCTGCTGCGCCGTGACTCCATCCACGGCCCCTTCAACGGCTCCATCTGGGTCGATGAAGAGCAATCTGCCATCGTCGCCAACGGCTGCTACATCAAGGTGATCTACGCCAACCAGCCCGAAGACATCGACTACACCCAGTACGGCATCGAAGACGCCCTGGTCGTGGACAACACCGGTGTCTTCAAGGACGACCAACTGGCTCGCCACCTGGAAGCCAAAGGCGCCGGCAAGGTGCTGCTGACCGCCCCTGCCGGCGGCGACATCAAGAACATCGTCTATGGCGTCAACAACGCCATGATCGAGAGCGGCGACAAGATCCTGTCCGCCGCCTCCTGTACCACCAACGCCATCACCCCTGTGCTGAAGGCCATCAACGACGAGTTCGGTATCGAGTACGGCCACGTGGAGACAGTCCACTCCTACACCAACGACCAGAACCTCATCGACAACTACCACAAGGCCGAGCGCCGTGGCCGCAGCGCCCCGCTGAACATGGTGCTGACCAGCACCGGCGCCGCCAAGGCCGTGGCCAAGGCCCTGCCGGAGCTCAAGGGCAAGCTGACCGGCAACGCCATCCGCGTGCCGACCCCCAACGTCTCCATGGCCATCCTCAACCTGACCCTGAAGAAGGATGTGACCAAGGAAGAGGTGAACGACTACCTGCGCAAGGCCTCCCTGTTCAGCGAGCTGCGCGACCAGATCGATTTCACCACCTCCACCGAGATAGTGTCTTCCGACCTGGTGGGTTCCCGCTACGCCGGCGTGGTGGACTCCCAGGCCACCCTGGCCCAGGAAAACCACGTTGTCCTCTACGTCTGGTACGACAACGAGTTCGGTTACTCCTGCCAGGTAGTGCGTGTGGCCCAGGAAATGGCCGGCCTCTACTACCCCAGCCTGCCGCATTAA
- a CDS encoding DUF2989 domain-containing protein, with protein sequence MKKLLCLMPLLLVACKGEPSLSDICTDNAEFCTDLNADGWCRHERADLIRQRYKVATDKGSDHDYQQYRLLRSTEDYRDCMAKAIGVVHKNLKERQSDRGTAYINSLVALKALEAETKNSSEPHLLYYRYTRLGDDEALQQFLALEGSGAFNTLELKAMLAGYYAKSDRAKTAKLLLEGLALPREDDNINPEIYQTLATLSQQLHHFKEAYLWSLVAKGNDVAIDTHALESILLKDPQVLASIQEKAEEVASAIKKGQFKVAMAQLDSQG encoded by the coding sequence ATGAAAAAGCTGTTATGCCTGATGCCGCTGTTGCTGGTGGCCTGCAAAGGGGAACCCAGCCTGTCGGACATCTGCACCGACAACGCGGAGTTCTGCACTGACCTCAATGCCGACGGTTGGTGCCGCCATGAAAGGGCCGACCTTATCCGCCAACGCTACAAGGTGGCGACCGACAAAGGCAGCGATCACGACTACCAGCAATACCGGCTGCTGCGGAGCACCGAGGATTACCGCGATTGCATGGCCAAAGCGATAGGGGTGGTGCACAAGAACCTCAAGGAACGCCAGAGCGACCGCGGCACCGCCTACATCAACAGCCTGGTGGCCCTCAAGGCCCTGGAAGCCGAAACCAAGAACAGCAGCGAACCCCACCTGCTCTATTACCGCTACACCCGCCTGGGAGACGATGAAGCCCTGCAGCAGTTCCTGGCCCTGGAAGGCTCCGGCGCCTTCAACACCCTGGAGCTCAAGGCCATGCTGGCCGGCTACTATGCCAAGTCCGACAGGGCCAAGACGGCCAAGCTGCTGCTCGAAGGCCTGGCCCTGCCCCGTGAAGACGACAACATCAACCCCGAGATCTACCAGACCCTGGCCACCCTCTCCCAGCAGCTGCACCACTTCAAGGAAGCCTACCTGTGGAGCCTGGTCGCCAAGGGCAACGACGTCGCCATCGACACCCATGCCCTGGAATCCATACTGCTCAAGGATCCGCAAGTCCTGGCCAGCATCCAGGAAAAGGCCGAAGAGGTGGCAAGCGCCATCAAAAAGGGCCAGTTCAAGGTCGCCATGGCCCAACTGGACAGCCAGGGCTGA
- a CDS encoding YeaC family protein, whose product MLSQMVANMDQATYLRLRDAAETGKWPDGTVLSEEQRGNCLQLVMAFQALRQTEHQHMEVGPDGELVQKSKRELKAQFTGVEEQEIMRSKV is encoded by the coding sequence ATGCTTTCGCAAATGGTCGCCAACATGGACCAAGCCACCTACCTGCGCCTGCGGGACGCGGCCGAGACCGGCAAGTGGCCGGACGGCACAGTGCTTTCCGAGGAACAGCGGGGCAACTGCCTGCAGCTGGTGATGGCCTTCCAGGCCCTGCGCCAGACAGAACACCAGCATATGGAAGTGGGCCCGGACGGCGAGCTGGTGCAGAAATCCAAGCGCGAGCTCAAGGCTCAGTTCACCGGGGTGGAAGAGCAGGAGATCATGAGGAGCAAGGTCTGA
- the msrB gene encoding peptide-methionine (R)-S-oxide reductase MsrB translates to MSKMGWKGPLTEQAQAVTQQGATERPFTGQYLHEERPGIYHCVVCGTPLFRSETKFDAGCGWPSFFEAVGSGAVRYLEDLSHGMVRTEIRCASCDAHLGHVFDDGPAPTGKRYCLNSVALHFVPQGEG, encoded by the coding sequence ATGAGCAAGATGGGTTGGAAAGGCCCCCTGACCGAACAGGCACAGGCCGTGACCCAGCAAGGGGCCACCGAGCGGCCTTTCACCGGCCAGTACCTCCACGAGGAAAGGCCCGGCATCTACCACTGCGTGGTGTGCGGCACCCCTTTATTCCGTTCCGAGACTAAGTTTGACGCCGGCTGCGGCTGGCCTTCGTTCTTTGAGGCGGTGGGCAGCGGCGCCGTGCGCTATCTGGAAGACTTGAGCCATGGCATGGTGCGGACCGAGATCCGCTGCGCCAGCTGCGACGCCCACCTGGGCCATGTCTTCGACGACGGGCCGGCGCCGACGGGCAAGCGCTACTGCCTCAACTCGGTGGCGCTGCACTTCGTGCCGCAAGGGGAGGGCTAG
- a CDS encoding M14 family metallopeptidase — protein sequence MHISAGFDSGNIDVLKAEAADDIQLAIRKDNQSDFYQWFHFRLHGEAGQQYVLKLTNAGGAAYAPKGWQGYQAVASYDRQTWFRVPTDFDGQNLTITHIQDEAICYYAYFAPYSWERHQDLVAESQESPLCTPVHLGETLDGREMTMLVVGDEANAQRKIWVIARQHPGETMAEWFMEGFIGRLLDDEDGVARSLLNDNVFYLVPNMNPDGSVRGHLRTNAVGTNLNREWQEPSMDKSPEVFLVRKMMEEKGLDLFLDIHGDEGLPYNFLAGSEGIPSFNEGLKAAQDGFKEALLAVTPEFQTLYGYDIEAPGQANMTVATNWVAERFQTLAYTLEMPFKDNADLPDEDYGWSPTRAIQLGEDVLAALWKHLK from the coding sequence ATGCATATCTCCGCCGGGTTCGACAGTGGCAACATCGACGTATTGAAGGCCGAAGCGGCCGACGATATCCAGCTTGCCATCCGCAAGGACAACCAGTCCGATTTCTACCAGTGGTTCCATTTCCGCCTGCACGGCGAAGCCGGGCAGCAGTATGTGTTGAAGCTCACCAATGCCGGTGGCGCCGCTTATGCCCCCAAGGGCTGGCAGGGTTACCAGGCCGTGGCCTCCTATGACCGCCAGACCTGGTTCCGGGTACCCACCGACTTCGACGGCCAGAACCTGACCATCACCCATATCCAGGACGAGGCCATCTGCTACTACGCCTACTTCGCCCCATACTCCTGGGAACGCCACCAGGATCTGGTCGCCGAATCCCAGGAAAGCCCGCTCTGCACCCCGGTGCATCTGGGCGAGACCCTGGATGGCCGCGAGATGACCATGCTGGTGGTGGGTGACGAGGCCAATGCCCAGCGCAAGATCTGGGTCATAGCCCGCCAGCACCCCGGCGAGACCATGGCCGAATGGTTCATGGAAGGCTTCATCGGCCGCCTGCTGGACGACGAGGACGGCGTGGCCCGTTCCCTGCTCAACGACAACGTCTTCTACCTGGTGCCCAACATGAACCCGGACGGCAGCGTCCGCGGCCACCTGCGCACCAACGCCGTCGGCACCAACCTCAACCGTGAGTGGCAGGAGCCCTCCATGGACAAGAGTCCCGAGGTGTTCCTGGTGCGCAAGATGATGGAAGAGAAGGGCCTGGATCTGTTCCTGGACATCCACGGCGACGAAGGCCTGCCTTACAACTTCCTGGCCGGCTCCGAAGGCATTCCCAGCTTCAACGAGGGCCTCAAAGCCGCCCAGGATGGCTTCAAGGAAGCCCTGCTGGCCGTAACCCCCGAGTTCCAGACCCTCTACGGTTACGACATCGAGGCCCCCGGCCAGGCCAACATGACGGTGGCCACCAACTGGGTGGCGGAGCGTTTCCAGACCCTGGCCTATACGTTGGAGATGCCCTTCAAGGACAACGCCGACCTGCCCGACGAGGACTATGGCTGGTCGCCGACCCGCGCCATACAGCTGGGCGAGGACGTACTGGCGGCACTCTGGAAGCACCTTAAGTAA
- a CDS encoding glutamate-5-semialdehyde dehydrogenase, with the protein MARAQDYARAAAKAAKVLAGLDSNQKNAVLADMAKALRASHEPILKANAADMAAGRDKGLDAAMLDRLLLTPERIDAMAGAIDFIADLPDPVGKRRPVEIRPNGLQIEKMRIPLGVVCMIYEARPNVTADAGALCLKSGNAVILRGGREALQSSLAIARVLQEALRAQGLPAEAITVVDDPDRELLLALLKQTEHIDLVIPRGGEGLIRFVTEQSRIPVIQHFKGVCHLYVDEHADLDKALKILVNGKTQRTGVCNALEGLLVHQDVAQAFLPRVAAAFAEKGVKVHADPASLGYFDGALPMAEDDYGQEYLALEIAIRQVPDFDGAISHIDRFGSHHTEVICTEDKGRAEAFQRHVDAAVVMVNASSRFSDGGELGLGAEIGISTSKLHAYGPMGLEALTTEKFLVTGAGQVRP; encoded by the coding sequence ATGGCAAGAGCCCAAGACTACGCCAGGGCCGCCGCCAAGGCCGCCAAGGTGCTGGCCGGCCTGGATAGCAACCAGAAGAACGCCGTGCTGGCGGACATGGCCAAGGCCCTGCGCGCCAGCCATGAGCCTATCCTCAAGGCCAACGCCGCCGACATGGCCGCGGGCCGCGACAAGGGCCTGGATGCGGCCATGCTGGACCGCCTGCTGCTGACCCCGGAGCGCATCGACGCCATGGCCGGCGCCATCGACTTCATCGCAGATCTTCCCGATCCCGTTGGCAAGCGCCGCCCGGTGGAGATCCGCCCCAACGGCCTGCAGATAGAGAAGATGCGCATTCCCCTGGGGGTGGTGTGCATGATTTACGAGGCGCGCCCCAACGTCACGGCCGACGCCGGGGCGCTGTGCCTCAAGTCCGGCAACGCCGTCATCTTGAGGGGCGGCCGCGAGGCCCTGCAGTCCAGCCTGGCCATAGCCCGGGTGCTGCAGGAGGCGCTCAGGGCCCAGGGCCTGCCGGCCGAGGCCATCACCGTCGTCGACGACCCCGACCGGGAGTTGCTGCTGGCGCTTTTGAAGCAGACCGAGCATATCGACCTGGTGATCCCCAGGGGCGGCGAAGGCCTTATCCGTTTCGTCACCGAGCAGAGCCGTATCCCCGTCATCCAGCATTTCAAGGGGGTCTGCCACCTCTACGTGGACGAACACGCCGATCTCGACAAGGCGCTGAAGATCCTCGTCAACGGCAAGACCCAACGCACCGGCGTCTGCAATGCCCTGGAGGGGCTGCTGGTGCACCAGGATGTGGCCCAGGCCTTCCTGCCGAGGGTGGCCGCAGCCTTTGCCGAGAAAGGCGTCAAGGTTCATGCCGATCCGGCGAGCCTCGGCTATTTCGATGGCGCCTTGCCCATGGCGGAGGACGACTACGGCCAGGAATACCTGGCGCTGGAGATCGCCATCCGCCAGGTGCCGGACTTCGATGGGGCCATCAGCCATATCGACCGTTTCGGCAGCCACCATACCGAGGTGATCTGCACCGAAGACAAGGGCAGGGCTGAGGCCTTCCAGCGCCACGTGGACGCGGCCGTGGTGATGGTCAACGCCTCCAGCCGTTTTTCCGACGGCGGCGAGCTGGGACTGGGGGCCGAGATCGGCATTTCCACCTCCAAGCTCCATGCCTACGGCCCCATGGGCCTGGAGGCCCTGACCACAGAGAAATTCCTGGTGACAGGCGCCGGCCAGGTGCGGCCATAG
- the proB gene encoding glutamate 5-kinase codes for MKVGSALIAPGGKGCSAQYLLAIAGFITRCRERGIDVVLVSSGSVAAGRSHFDFSQEALPVPLKKAMAAVGQNEMMSNWSRFFDFPCAQVLLTHGDLGDRERYVSIKNTLDALLENQILPIVNENDTVATDALRVGDNDNLAALVATVVDADTLLICSDVDGLYDKDPTLFDNARRIPLVEEIDESIFALAGPARNAIATGGMRTKVEAAEKATSHGIDTYIVNGRDSDSFEQLLRGDNPGTLFLRHPKPLPNRQHWLRHTLRVQGELEVDAGAAKALLEGRSSLLSGAVKAVEGDFERGDAVIIREGGQALAKGICQYSAWELNYLKGRQAQDVQDLVGDYLPDEVIHRDNLMLLEENH; via the coding sequence ATGAAAGTGGGCAGCGCCCTGATCGCGCCCGGCGGTAAGGGCTGCAGCGCCCAATACCTGCTGGCCATCGCCGGCTTCATCACCCGCTGCCGCGAGCGCGGTATCGACGTGGTATTGGTGTCATCAGGCAGTGTGGCGGCGGGCCGCAGTCATTTCGATTTTTCCCAGGAGGCGTTGCCGGTGCCGCTCAAGAAGGCCATGGCGGCGGTGGGGCAAAACGAAATGATGAGCAACTGGTCCCGCTTTTTCGACTTCCCCTGCGCCCAGGTGCTGCTGACCCATGGGGATCTGGGGGACAGGGAACGTTACGTCTCTATCAAAAATACCCTGGATGCCCTGCTGGAAAACCAGATCCTGCCCATCGTCAACGAGAACGACACCGTCGCCACCGACGCCTTGCGGGTGGGGGACAACGACAACCTGGCGGCCCTGGTGGCGACAGTGGTGGACGCCGACACCTTGCTGATCTGCTCGGACGTGGACGGCCTTTACGACAAGGATCCCACCCTCTTCGACAATGCCCGCCGTATCCCGCTGGTGGAGGAGATAGACGAGAGCATCTTTGCCCTGGCCGGCCCCGCCCGTAACGCCATCGCCACCGGCGGCATGAGGACCAAGGTGGAGGCGGCCGAGAAGGCCACCAGCCACGGCATCGATACCTATATCGTCAACGGTCGCGACAGCGACAGCTTCGAGCAATTGCTGCGCGGCGACAATCCCGGCACACTGTTTTTGCGCCATCCCAAACCCCTGCCCAACCGCCAGCATTGGCTGCGCCACACCTTGCGGGTCCAGGGCGAGTTGGAGGTGGACGCCGGTGCCGCCAAGGCCTTGTTGGAAGGAAGAAGCTCCTTGCTGAGTGGCGCCGTCAAGGCGGTGGAAGGGGACTTCGAGCGGGGTGACGCCGTCATCATCCGCGAAGGGGGCCAGGCCCTGGCCAAGGGGATCTGCCAGTACAGCGCCTGGGAGCTCAACTACCTCAAGGGGCGTCAAGCCCAGGACGTCCAGGATCTGGTGGGCGATTACCTGCCGGACGAAGTGATCCACCGCGATAACCTGATGCTGTTGGAGGAAAACCATTGA
- the gap gene encoding type I glyceraldehyde-3-phosphate dehydrogenase, whose translation MRVAINGYGRIGRNILRALFESDKAYDIEIVAINDLGDAHINAHLTQYDTVHGRFNAKVGYDEAALYINDKRINIYSERDPAKLPWGELDIDVVFECTGLFTTGESAGAHLKAGAKKVLISAPGKDVDATIVFGVNHDSLTADMKVVSNASCTTNCLAPIAKPLQEALGIESGLMTTIHAYTNDQRLNDVYHKDLHRARAAAMNMIPTKTGAAAAVGLVVPELKGKFDGMAVRVPTVNVSLVDLTFVASRDTSVEEVNAILTEAANHGALSQVLAINTAPLVSMDFNHVAYSSNFDATQTKVQGRLVKVMSWYDNEWGFSNRMLDTATAMMAAK comes from the coding sequence ATGCGGGTTGCCATCAACGGTTATGGACGCATCGGTCGTAACATACTGCGCGCCTTGTTCGAGAGCGACAAAGCCTACGATATCGAGATCGTCGCCATCAACGACCTGGGCGACGCCCATATCAACGCTCACCTGACCCAGTACGACACTGTCCACGGCCGCTTCAACGCCAAGGTCGGCTACGACGAGGCCGCACTCTACATCAATGATAAGCGCATCAATATCTACAGCGAGCGGGATCCGGCCAAACTGCCCTGGGGCGAGCTGGACATCGACGTCGTCTTCGAGTGTACCGGCCTCTTCACCACTGGCGAGAGCGCCGGCGCCCACCTCAAGGCTGGCGCCAAGAAGGTGCTGATCTCAGCCCCCGGCAAAGACGTGGACGCCACCATCGTCTTTGGGGTCAACCATGACAGCCTGACCGCCGACATGAAGGTCGTCTCCAACGCCTCCTGCACCACCAACTGCCTGGCTCCCATCGCCAAGCCGCTGCAGGAAGCCTTGGGCATAGAGTCCGGCCTGATGACCACCATCCACGCCTACACCAACGATCAGCGTCTGAACGACGTCTACCACAAGGATCTGCACAGGGCCCGCGCCGCCGCCATGAACATGATCCCCACCAAGACAGGCGCTGCCGCCGCCGTCGGCCTGGTGGTCCCCGAGCTCAAGGGCAAGTTCGACGGCATGGCCGTGCGGGTGCCCACAGTCAACGTTTCCCTGGTGGACTTGACCTTCGTGGCCAGCCGCGACACCAGCGTCGAGGAAGTGAACGCCATCCTCACCGAGGCCGCCAACCACGGCGCCCTCAGCCAGGTACTGGCCATCAACACGGCGCCTTTGGTGTCCATGGACTTCAACCACGTGGCCTATTCCTCCAACTTCGACGCCACCCAGACCAAGGTCCAGGGCCGGCTGGTGAAGGTGATGAGCTGGTACGACAACGAATGGGGTTTCTCCAACCGCATGCTCGATACCGCCACCGCCATGATGGCAGCCAAGTAA
- the trhA gene encoding PAQR family membrane homeostasis protein TrhA yields MEVITLGHRYSFKEELANAITHGLGMFCSIAGGAVLIALAAVYGDAWQIVSASIFVAALLMLYTASTLYHAIPHQDAKAKLKVFDHCAIFVLIAGTYTPFTLIALRGVWGWSLFGTIWGLAALGIVFKLFFTGRFRGVSTLVYIAMGWLVVVAIKPMSQALTATELHWLVAGGVFYTLGTVFYLLRRIPFGHAIWHCFVLGGSVCHYAAVMLQVVG; encoded by the coding sequence ATGGAAGTCATCACCCTAGGTCACCGTTATTCCTTCAAGGAGGAATTGGCCAACGCCATCACCCACGGCCTGGGGATGTTCTGCTCCATCGCCGGCGGCGCCGTGCTCATCGCCCTGGCGGCCGTTTATGGCGACGCCTGGCAGATAGTATCGGCCTCCATCTTCGTGGCGGCGCTGTTGATGCTTTACACCGCCTCCACCCTCTACCACGCCATTCCCCACCAAGATGCCAAGGCCAAGCTCAAGGTCTTCGACCACTGCGCCATCTTCGTGCTCATTGCCGGCACCTATACCCCCTTTACCCTTATCGCTTTGCGCGGGGTCTGGGGTTGGAGCCTGTTTGGCACCATCTGGGGCCTGGCGGCCCTGGGCATCGTCTTCAAGCTGTTCTTCACCGGCCGCTTCCGTGGTGTCTCCACCCTGGTCTATATCGCCATGGGTTGGCTGGTGGTGGTGGCCATCAAGCCCATGAGCCAGGCCCTGACGGCGACCGAACTGCATTGGCTGGTGGCCGGCGGCGTCTTTTACACCCTGGGTACCGTTTTCTACCTGTTGCGCCGTATTCCCTTCGGCCATGCCATCTGGCACTGCTTCGTGCTGGGGGGCAGCGTCTGCCACTACGCGGCCGTGATGCTGCAGGTGGTAGGTTGA